GCCGTAGGGGCCGGTGTCGATGACGCGATGGTCTTCCTTGTGGGTGATGGTGTTGGACCAGAACTTTCCGAGATGCAGCCGCCCCCACCAGGCGAAGGCGATGCCGGCGACCGAGAGCACCGCAGCGATGGTGATGCCGGCGTCGCCGAGCACCCAGAGCGGCTTCCAGCCCATGACCTCCGCAATGAACGGCGTGTACAGGATGCCGCCGATCAGGATCGGCAGGCGATAGCGCTGCGACTCCAGCGTCATGACCTGCTTCTTGGTCTGCCCCTGCCAGAACGAGGCGCCCACCCAGCTGGCGAGAAAGGCGAGCCAGATCAGGGCCAGGAGTTCGGTCGGCCAGGTCGTGGTCCAGCCACCCCAGGCGACGGACAGAAGCTTGCTGAAATCGAAGGACATAAGGAAAGGTTCTTTGGGTTGGGGAGCGGATCAGCTCGCGCGCGACGACAGCGCGTGATGCTCGATGGCATTGGAGGCGGCCTGGCCGCCACGGGCGAGCAGATGAGTGATGGTCTCGCGCAGCACCGGCTCGATCGGGCGTGGCGCATAGCCGAGCTCGTCACGGGCCTTGCCGATTGAAAGGTCGCTCGCGGCAAGCGCGATGCGCACGCCCTCGGCGGTGC
This genomic interval from Bradyrhizobium guangzhouense contains the following:
- a CDS encoding methyltransferase family protein, with protein sequence MSFDFSKLLSVAWGGWTTTWPTELLALIWLAFLASWVGASFWQGQTKKQVMTLESQRYRLPILIGGILYTPFIAEVMGWKPLWVLGDAGITIAAVLSVAGIAFAWWGRLHLGKFWSNTITHKEDHRVIDTGPYGIVRHPIYTGLIFGMLVTGVAIGMVTTILGAILISLGMWQKGRMEEVFLSKELGEDAYGAYCRRVPMIIPFTSPR